The following proteins are encoded in a genomic region of Triticum dicoccoides isolate Atlit2015 ecotype Zavitan chromosome 1B, WEW_v2.0, whole genome shotgun sequence:
- the LOC119349265 gene encoding uncharacterized protein LOC119349265 produces the protein MPPLEALLGAAELWRPAARGAGGWATAAALLLLLVAHLSVLLVRRRRRGRARLARQQEDAPAAPAPASPSPSSGSGSSTGVEGLVTEDDLRRLVGSLGVGARQPELEGWNPVIAKGNDAVSYKAWCERTKDGPPRYLSVTTYEGCSTELLRDFYMDNEYRMEWDNTVIKHEQLQCDEDSGIEIGRTVKKFPLLTPREYILAWRVWASDENSFYCLVKECEHSLAPIQRKFVRVRLLRSGWCIRKVPGRDACEITVLHHEDNGMNIEMAKLAFSKGIWNYICKMNNALRRYPQHRGPSISILTMRRLTKKFPQDLQINVDESNRSPVNTAAAVAPPTPSSGTSPCKQLGKKSSRETIASGLLLIGSIVCLSKGRSNLGAQLAMAFFLKKAFKQDKESGSSPRGRTDATVPMQ, from the exons ATGCCGCCGCTGGAGGCCCTCCTCGGCGCCGCCGAGCTCTGGCGCCCCGCGGCGCGCGGGGCCGGCGGCTgggccaccgccgccgcgctcctccTGCTCCTCGTCGCCCACCTCTCCGTCctcctcgtccgccgccgccgccgggggcGGGCACGCCTCGCCCGGCAGCAGGAGGACGCCCCCGCGGCGCCCGCCCCCGCCtcaccctccccctcctccggttCCGGGTCCAGCACAGG GGTGGAGGGCCTCGTGACGGAGGACGATCTGAGGCGGCTGGTGGGCAGTCTGGGGGTCGGCGCCCGCCAGCCGGAGCTCGAGGGCTGGAACCCCGTCATCGCCAAGGGGAACGACGCCGTCTCCTACAAGGCGTGGTGCGAGAGGACCAAG GATGGCCCGCCTAGATATCTTAGTGTGACAACttatgagggatgctcaacagagCTTTTGAGGGACTTTTACATGGATAATGAGTACAGAATGGAGTGGGATAACACTGTGATAAAGCATGAGCAGCTGCAGTGTGATGAAGATAGCGGAATCGAGATAGGGCGTACAGTTAAGAAGTTCCCTCTTTTAACACCAAGAGAGTACATATTGGCATGGCGAGTTTGGGCATCAGATGAGAACTCTTTCTATTGCTTGGTCAAG GAATGTGAACACTCTCTTGCGCCAATACAAAGAAAATTTGTTCGAGTACGACTTCTGAGATCGGGGTGGTGTATTAGGAAAG TCCCTGGAAGAGACGCATGTGAAATCACAGTGCTGCACCATGAAGACAATGGCATGAACATCGAGATGGCAAAGCTGGCCTTTTCCAAGGGCATCTGGAATTATATTTGTAAAATGAACAATGCTTTACGCCGGTATCCTCAGCACCGTGGTCCGTCGATATCAATTTTGACCATGCGAAGACTTACCAAGAAG TTTCCCCAGGACTTGCAGATCAACGTGGATGAAAGTAATCGATCTCCGGTGAATACAGCTGCAGCTGTTGCTCCTCCTACACCTTCATCCGGAACTTCTCCCTGCAAGCAGCTAGGGAAGAAGTCATCACGGGAAACGATTGCAAGTGGACTTTTGCTAATTGGAAGCATTGTTTGTCTGTCGAAAGGTCGGTCTAACCTCGGCGCACAGCTTGCCATGGCATTCTTCCTGAAGAAGGCCTTTAAGCAGGACAAAGAATCAGGCTCTTCGCCAAGGGGAAGAACTGATGCGACGGTGCCCATGCAGTAG